A section of the Pochonia chlamydosporia 170 chromosome 2, whole genome shotgun sequence genome encodes:
- a CDS encoding NADP-dependent leukotriene B4 12-hydroxydehydrogenase (similar to Metarhizium acridum CQMa 102 XP_007815044.1), with protein MKQDNLSVVLAERPTAEIVPGQTFHKKTTPIPSPADLKDGEILVETLIWALETTANDKSVCNVEDTRSYLPPVKIGAVMRGATAARVIASKSKRAAAGDYVSAMSGWTEYAILGEGQFEPASSFPGLNPNEPQDILSVLGLTGATAWWGMTQIGDPKPGELVVVSGAAGATGSVAGQIAKIKGATVVGICGSDTKCSWLVDELGFDIALNYKDPDFREKFKSATKNYIDVYFDNVGGDILDMCLARAKEHSRFVMCGGISQYNSANPVGPKNISKVITMRIKMQGFIVFDHQSRIPEIRKELSQWLAEGKLKKTETIIKGGLASAEQALVDLYKGANQGKLLVEVKNPATPAIKL; from the exons ATGAAGCAAGATAATCTGTCGGTCGTGCTGGCCGAGCGGCCGACTGCAGAGATCGTCCCCGGCCAGACTTTCCACAAAAAGACAACGCCGATACCTTCACCAGCTGATCTCAAGGATGGAGAAATTCTCGTCGAAACTTT AatttgggctttggagacAACTGCTAATGACAAGTCCGTTTGCAACGTTGAAGACACTCGCTCCTACCTTCCGCCGGTCAAGATTGGCGCGGTGATGCGAGGCGCCACGGCCGCCCGGGTTATCGCATCCAAGAGTAAACGGGCGGCGGCAGGAGACTATGTCAGTGCTATGTCAGGATGGACTGAATACGCCATACTTGGAGAGGGCCAGTTTGAGCCCGCTTCGTCCTTTCCAGGTCTCAATCCCAATGAGCCCCAAGACATTCTTTCAGTACTGGGACTCACTGGTGCGACGGCGTGGTGGGGAATGACACAAATTGGCGACCCAAAGCCAGGAGaactcgtcgtcgtctcCGGTGCTGCTGGCGCGACAGGTAGTGTAGCTGGCCAAatcgccaagatcaaggGCGCCACTGTTGTTGGAATCTGTGGATCGGACACAAAGTGCAGTTGgcttgttgatgaacttgggTTTGACATCGCGTTGAACTACAAGGATCCTGACTTCCGAGAAAAGTTCAAGTCTGCCACTAAAAATTACATCGACGTTTACTTCGACAATG ttggtggtgacatACTCGACATGTGTCTGGCTCGAGCCAAGGAGCATTCACGATTCGTCATGTGTGGTGGTATCAGCCAGTACAACTCGGCCAACCCCGTTGGTCCCAAGAACATTTCCAAAGTCATAACTATGAGAATCAAGATGCAAGGCTTTATTGTCTTTGATCACCAGAGTCGCATCCCCGAGATTCGAAAGGAACTGTCTCAGTGGCTAGCGGAGGGCAAATTGAAGAAGACTGAGACAATTATTAAAGGCGGATTGGCGTCCGCCGAACAAGCATTGGTGGATT
- a CDS encoding nitroreductase family protein (similar to Metarhizium acridum CQMa 102 XP_007815507.1) has protein sequence MGSIANIGADQWLAAASYRRTVYQLKGTSSASDERVREIIEKVLSFAPSSYNTQPVRITLVTGPKHKQLWDSIITAAQPVLKSISEDVWNAMSPRFEGFKGAYGSVVFWESQNTIKESGETHKSAAHMFPEFSDHANGMHQILVWTALELEGLGANLQHLNAIPPVEAAIKKFLAVPDDYKLKAHLNYGDEVAEHPEQPQKLSFSETLKVVS, from the exons ATGGGCTCTATTGCAAATATTGGCGCGGATCAGTGgctcgccgccgccagttACCGCCGCACCGTTTACCAGCTTAAGGGAACAAGCAGCGCCTCTGATGAACGTGTCAGGGAGATTATTGAAAAGGTCCTCTCTTTCGCTCCATCCTCATACAATACTCAACCCGTTCGTATCACTTTAGTGACCGGGCCAAAACACAAACAGCTTTGGGATAGCATTATCACGGCTGCCCAACCCGTGCTCAAGAGTATTAGCGAGGATGTATGGAACGCCATGAGCCCCAGATTTGAAGGCTTTAAAGGTGCATATGGATCT GTCGTCTTCTGGGAGTCACAAAATACGATTAAGGAATCGGGCGAGACACATAAGTCGGCCGCACACATGTTTCCTGAATTTTCCGACCATGCCAACGGTATGCACCAGATTCTTGTATGGACCGCTCTAGAGCTAGAAGGACTTGGCGCAAATTTGCAGCATCTCAACGCTATACCACCAGTGGAAGCTGCTATTAAGAAGTTTCTTGCTGTTCCCGACGATTACAAGTTAAAGGCTCATTTGAACtatggtgatgaggttgcGGAACACCCTGAGCAACCTCAAAAGCTATCCTTTAGCGAGACACTGAAAGTAGTTTCTTAA
- a CDS encoding MFS transporter (similar to Neosartorya fischeri NRRL 181 XP_001257950.1) → MAEEAGAAPSAGNASTAEAQADDRVASHQSLNADIETRVRRKIDTHVLLLLCFLFLLAFLDRSNIGNARIAGMEDDLGLDSDKYDWLLTIFYIAYILFEPLIIVFKILPTRIWIAILVLGWGIAATAQAGTQSWAGMMACRFFLAAFEAGYGPGAIYLLSFFYLRDELGLRIGIFFSAAPLATCFAGALAYGITSGHSKLAAWRLLFLVEGAPVLVMAVVSYFAMPNSAHEAWFLTEDEKRVALARQIKQVGKGSRVGSFNWQETFAILLDAKAWLTALMYFSCNVSYSSLPVFLPTILKDMGFSGLDAQGLSAPPYFLSFLVTITTTYIADRTQQRGVVVILMALLGGAGYIMLAAASTTAVRYAGVYLAAAGVFPTIANILPWVVNNQGSDERRGVGVVIINLLGQCGPLLGTRVYPQNERPDYVKGHGICAAFMFFVALLAVVLRILLAWENKRLAEKYDGNVATDGNDDEGVENYGPRFRYVL, encoded by the exons atggcagaagaagctggagccGCTCCCTCAGCAGGGAATGCCTCGACGGCAGAGGCGCAGGCAGATGATCGTGTGGCGTCCCACCAATCTCTCAATGCTGACATTGAAACCAGAGTGAGGAGAAAAATTGACACACatgtgttgctgctgctgtgtttTCTTT tcttgcttgcttttttGGATAGGTCAAATATTGG CAATGCTCGAATTGCCGGTATGGAGGATGACCTTGGGCTAGATAGCGACAAGTACGATTGGCTTCTTACCATATTCTACATCGCCTATATCCTATTTGAGCCTCTCATTATTGTATTCAAGATCTTGCCCACACGAATATGGATTGCGATACTTGTGCTCGGCTGGGGTATTGCCGCTACAGCGCAAGCCGGCACTCAGTCCTGGGCCGGAATGATGGCTTGTCGCTTCTTTCTGGCGGCATTCGAAGCTGGATATGGCCCCGGTGCCATCTATCTCCTGTCGTTTTTCTACCTGCGCGATGAACTGGGGCTACGTATaggcatcttcttctccgcgGCTCCCTTAGCGACTTGTTTTGCGGGTGCCTTGGCTTATGGCATCACATCAGGACATTCCAAACTTGCTGCTTGGCGTCTTTTGTTTCTCGTCGAAGGTGCTCCAGTCTTGGTCATGGCCGTTGTGTCCTACTTTGCTATGCCCAACAGCGCCCATGAAGCATGGTTCCTAACCGAGGACGAGAAGCGGGTTGCTTTGGCACGCCAAATAAAGCAAGTTGGAAAAGGGAGTCGGGTGGGATCCTTCAACTGGCAGGAAACGTTTGCCATCTTGCTCGATGCAAAAGCTTGGCTGACTGCCCTCATGTATTTCTCATGCAATGTTTCGTACTCATCATTGCCAGTTTTCTTGCCAACCATTTTAAAAGACATGG GTTTCTCCGGCTTGGACGCACAAGGTCTTTCTGCTCCGCCGTATTTTCTCTCGTTCCTTGTAACAATCACGACCACTTACATCGCTGATCGAACGCAGCAGCGCGGTGTTGTGGTCATATTGATGGCATTGCTAGGTGGCGCTGGATACATCATGCTTGCTGCGGCATCGACAACTGCGGTTCGTTATGCTGGCGTCTATCTCGCTGCAGCGGGAGTTTTCCCGACCATCGCAAACATTCTCCCCTGGGTCGTGAATAATCAAGGCAGTGACGAGCGACGGGGAGTCGGGGTGGTTATTATCAATCTGTTGGGACAATGCGGACCACTTCTGGGAACTAGAGTGTATCCGCAAAATGAACGGCCAGATTACGTCAAAGGCCATGGTATCTGTGCCGCATTTATGTTCTTTGTCGCTCTTCTTGCTGTGGTTCTGAGAATACTTTTGGCTTGGGAGAACAAGCGTCTAGCTGAAAAGTATGACGGAAACGTAGCTACCGATGGCAATGATGACGAGGGGGTCGAGAATTACGGACCGAGGTTTAGATACGTGCTTTAA
- a CDS encoding pyridine nucleotide-disulfide oxidoreductase (similar to Neosartorya fischeri NRRL 181 XP_001262660.1), whose protein sequence is MRRQVINPAWNATLTGLRISRCSQRNFASVSSATPSSRSHKIVVVGAGTAGIAVSHQLLRANKFSPQDIAIIDPAAWHHYQPGWTLVGGGLKNKEDLRRKLVDLLDPRLKFYNSGVATIAPEDNSVTLADGNKLNYEQLVVAPGLSINYDGIQGLHDALHDPSSQVSTIYNYDTCDKAFLTVERLNKGTAIFTQPAGVIKCAGAPQKVMWLALDYWKRAGLYSPTNPSSSAINITFATGLPAMFAVPKYAAKLEELRKERGVEGLFQHDLVSIDGNVATFARPNGDAKVARKFDLLHVVPKMGAPKFIKDSGIGNEAGYVDVDDHSLRHKKYPNIWSAGDASSLPTSKTAAAVTSEAPVLVRNLLQVMGGQQPDAAYDGYTSCPLLTEYGKVLLAEFKYGGEPKETFDDWLGIDQVEPRRAFYHLKKDFFPWVYYASMVKGTWGGPKGWIN, encoded by the coding sequence ATGCGCCGCCAAGTGATAAATCCGGCGTGGAATGCTACTCTTACTGGACTTCGTATTTCACGCTGCAGCCAGCGAAACTTCGCCAGTGTCTCATCGGCCACGCCGTCATCGAGAAGTCACAAAATTGTCGTTGTCGGTGCTGGGACTGCTGGAATAGCCGTGAGTCACCAATTGCTACGTGCGAACAAGTTTTCTCCTCAGGATATCGCCATCATCGACCCGGCTGCGTGGCACCATTACCAGCCAGGATGGACGCTCGTGGGCGGTGGattgaagaacaaggaagaTCTGAGGCGCAAGCTGGTGGACTTGCTTGATCCGAGACTCAAATTCTACAATTCTGGTGTAGCAACAATCGCCCCTGAGGATAATTCTGTTACTCTCGCCGATGGGAACAAGTTGAACTACGAGCAACTGGTGGTTGCGCCTGGTCTGAGCATCAACTATGACGGCATCCAGGGACTCCATGACGCCCTCCACGACCCGAGCTCTCAGGTCTCAACAATTTACAACTATGACACCTGCGATAAGGCCTTCCTTACCGTGGAACGACTTAACAAGGGAACGGCAATCTTCACCCAACCGGCTGGGGTCATCAAGTGCGCTGGCGCGCCTCAGAAAGTCATGTGGTTGGCTCTGGATTACTGGAAACGCGCCGGCCTCTACTCGCCGACAAATCCATCCAGCTCTGCCATCAACATAACCTTCGCCACCGGTCTTCCTGCAATGTTTGCTGTACCAAAGTACGCTGCCAAGCTGGAGGAACTGCGGAAAGAGCGAGGTGTTGAAGGGTTGTTCCAACATGATTTAGTCTCCATCGACGGCAATGTGGCGACATTTGCACGCCCCAATGGAGACGCAAAGGTCGCCAGGAAGTTTGACTTGTTGCACGTCGTTCCAAAGATGGGCGCCCCAAAGTTCATCAAGGACAGCGGCATCGGAAACGAGGCGGGTTacgttgatgttgatgatcACAGTTTGCGTCATAAAAAGTATCCAAACATCTGGTCCGCAGGCGACGCGTCAAGCCTGCCGACATCCAAGACCGCCGCTGCGGTGACGTCGGAAGCCCCAGTACTTGTTCGCAATTTACTACAGGTCATGGGAGGGCAGCAACCCGACGCAGCGTATGATGGCTACACGTCCTGCCCACTCCTAACTGAGTACGGCAAAGTACTACTCGCAGAGTTCAAGTATGGGGGAGAGCCTAAGGAAACCTTTGACGATTGGCTGGGCATTGACCAGGTTGAGCCACGCCGTGCCTTTTATCATCTGAAAAAGGACTTCTTCCCATGGGTGTATTATGCGTCCATGGTGAAAGGGACGTGGGGCGGTCCAAAAGGCTGGATCAATTGA
- a CDS encoding muramidase (similar to Metarhizium acridum CQMa 102 XP_007815039.1), with protein sequence MLSNIALSALALAGFSAAAPTQTLEERAADRYVFYTGNGGAGWPALSAWGSFDQLWNANVPVMRKSCGWNGWGADNSDNEINAIKNAINSVSGSTGVDKRFILAIIMQESKGCVRAPVTNNGVRNPGLMQSHNGSGSCAGVNPCPSGTITQMVKDGTAGTSSGDGLKQTLAKTRAKVGKDGSRPYYAAARMYNSGSVDYNNLNNGLGSTACYATDVANRLTGWTLAASQCRA encoded by the coding sequence atGCTTTCCAACATTGCTCTCTCCGccctggctttggctggatTTTCTGCCGCTGCCCCCACGCAGACTCTTGAAGAGCGTGCCGCTGACCGCTATGTATTCTATACGGGCAATGGAGGCGCTGGCTGGCCAGCACTTAGTGCCTGGGGTAGCTTCGATCAACTTTGGAATGCCAACGTCCCTGTGATGCGCAAGTCTTGTGGATGGAACGGATGGGGTGCTGACAACTCGGACAACGAGATCAATGCCATTAAGAATGCTATCAATAGCGTCTCCGGCTCGACTGGTGTTGACAAGCGATtcatccttgccatcatcatgcAGGAGAGCAAGGGCTGTGTGCGAGCCCCTGTTACCAACAATGGTGTTCGCAACCCAGGACTCATGCAGTCTCACAATGGCTCTGGCAGCTGTGCTGGTGTTAACCCTTGCCCCAGCGGCACCATCACCCAGATGGTCAAAGACGGCACAGCTGGAACTTCTTCTGGCGACGGTCTGAAGCAGACCCTCGCTAAAACCAGAGCCAAAGTCGGTAAAGATGGTAGCCGCCCTTACTATGCCGCCGCTCGTATGTACAACTCTGGATCAGTTGACTacaacaacctcaacaacgGTCTTGGAAGCACAGCGTGCTATGCCACTGATGTTGCCAACCGCTTGACCGGCTGGACTTTGGCTGCAAGCCAGTGCCGTGCATAA